A part of Penaeus chinensis breed Huanghai No. 1 chromosome 6, ASM1920278v2, whole genome shotgun sequence genomic DNA contains:
- the LOC125026430 gene encoding activating signal cointegrator 1-like: MASLEDWACAELDKLGIPDAGDIVRYLQPIDDPAEVEDYLASMLDKGNSSHQKFIKEFMRRQEEDKSAVDSRFYRKSNIEEDFGYKINEGKKKQKNNKENGGGGNSNKDNSSNSNSKSNAPAPSSAASLGKKKSKFVSLYSDEGQNRDVILLQGRHRCDCQASKHKLINNCLKCGRIICEQEGSGPCPFCGTLVTTREEKEILNRGSRKSEALQKKLLSDRNAVVKGQSSDHQKAIDHKNRLLEFDRTSEKRTKVYDDENDYFCLNSKWLNQEDKMKLQKREEELRSKRFDRRNQKVTIDLFGRKIVAEKDNAGLYDPDDPVVKEILEGRTHDIFSAPDREESGPKIEVSRPEYTTTGITRNKKPKAGKFQAASNSMRVQDRELLEMTDEGKCLSMHQPWASLLVAGIKVHEGRMWYSSHRGRLWIAAAAKVPAPEEIQQLEHMYRVLLKDEYLQFPNHYPTGCLLGCVDVVDVIPQEEYRTQFPEGESDSPYVFVCESPQEMILKFPIKGDHKIYKLDPKIHQAAKKALRPREE, encoded by the coding sequence ATGGCATCTCTTGAGGACTGGGCATGCGCTGAACTGGACAAGCTCGGTATTCCCGATGCAGGGGATATCGTGCGCTACCTCCAACCCATTGATGACCCTGCAGAAGTGGAGGACTACTTGGCCTCGATGTTGGACAAGGGTAATAGTTCACACCAGAAATTCATCAAAGAATTCATGAGAAGGCAAGAGGAAGACAAGTCGGCCGTTGATTCCAGGTTCTACCGCAAGTCCAATATAGAAGAAGATTTTGGATATAAGATTAATGAggggaaaaagaagcagaagaataataaggagaatggtGGGGGTgggaatagtaataaagataattcatCTAACTCTAATTCTAAATCTAATGCACCTGctccatcatcagcagcatcactgGGGAAGAAAAAATCTAAGTTTGTGTCATTGTATTCGGATGAAGGGCAAAATAGGGATGTTATCCTTTTACAAGGCAGACATAGATGTGACTGCCAAGCAAGCAAGCATAAACTGATCAATAACTGCCTGAAGTGTGGCCGCATAATCTGTGAACAAGAGGGATCAGGTCCATGCCCATTTTGTGGTACTCTTGTAACaacaagggaagaaaaggagattcTGAATAGAGGATCTCGAAAGTCAGAGGCACTTCAGAAAAAATTGCTTAGTGATAGAAATGCTGTTGTCAAGGGACAGTCTTCAGATCATCAAAAAGCCATAGATCATAAAAATCGATTGCTGGAATTTGATCGCACAAGTGAAAAGAGAACAAAggtttatgatgatgaaaatgattacttCTGTTTAAATTCTAAATGGCTCAATCAGGAGGATAAAATGAAACttcagaagagagaagaagaattaagGAGTAAACGGTTTGACAGAAGAAACCAAAAGGTGACAATTGACTTATTTGGTCGGAAGATTGTTGCTGAGAAAGATAATGCAGGTCTGTATGACCCAGATGATCCAGTGGTGAAGGAGATTCTTGAAGGTCGAACTCATGACATATTTTCTGCCCCAGACAGGGAAGAATCAGGACCAAAAATTGAAGTGAGTCGGCCAGAATACACCACCACTGGTATCACTAGGAACAAGAAACCGAAAGCTGGCAAGTTCCAAGCTGCTAGTAACAGTATGCGTGTGCAAGACCGAGAGCTTTTAGAGATGACTGATGAGGGTAAGTGCCTGAGTATGCACCAGCCATGGGCATCCCTCTTGGTGGCCGGAATCAAAGTCCATGAAGGACGCATGTGGTACTCCTCCCACAGGGGAAGGCTATGGATTGCTGCTGCAGCCAAGGTCCCAGCTCCTGAGGAAATCCAACAGTTAGAACATATGTATCGTGTTCTCCTAAAGGATGAATATTTACAGTTTCCCAACCATTATCCAACAGGATGCTTATTAGGGTGTGTTGACGTTGTTGATGTGATCCCACAAGAAGAATATCGTACACAGTTTCCAGAAGGGGAGAGTGATAGtccatatgtatttgtttgtgagaGTCCACAAGAAATGATCTTGAAATTTCCTATAAAAGGAGACCACAAAATATACAAACTAGACCCAAAGATTCATCAAGCCGCAAAGAAAGCCCTTCGACCTAGAGAAGAATAG